A part of Gemmatimonas groenlandica genomic DNA contains:
- the fusA gene encoding elongation factor G, with protein sequence MPRTTPLEHYRNIGIMAHIDAGKTTTTERILYYTGKSHKIGEVHDGAATMDWMEQEQERGITITSAATTCFWQRHGQSDTKGDGPEYRINIIDTPGHVDFTVEVQRSLRVLDGAVTLLDSVAGVEPQTETVWRQADGYAVPRMIFANKMDRVGANFERCVAMIHDRLSKSAQPLQLPVGSGELFTGHLDVIERKQYIFDEQTLGKTFTVTDIPAEFHDAVEEARHKLIDTVVEYDEALMEKYLAGEELSVPEIRKAIRIATCAGKFIPILCGASFKNKGVQALLDAVIDYLPAPLDVPAIKGHLPHQDETFVECPVTDDAPFAGLAFKIATDPFVGKLTFFRCYSGVLTSGSYVYNSTKDKRERVGRLLQMHANKREEIPEVRCGDIAAAIGLKDTRTGDTMCTEDAPIILEAMKFPAPVIDVAIEPKTKADQDKLAIALQKLAEEDPTFRVRSDPETGQTIIAGMGELHLEIIVDRMQREFKVDANVGRPQVAYRETIKKRVEKIEGKFIRQSGGKGQYGHVVINMEPSEPGQGFVFEDKVVGGVIPREFIGPTEAGIKEALDTGVLAGYPVVDIKVQLVYGSYHDVDSSEMAFKIAGSMAFKEAARLANPCLLEPVMKVEVVCPEAYMGDVLGDLSSRRGKIGGMTQRGEAQVISASVPLSEMFGYSTKLRSMSQGRAVYSMEFALYEEVPKSKAEEIISKVKA encoded by the coding sequence ATGCCGCGTACGACCCCGCTCGAGCACTATCGCAACATCGGCATCATGGCCCACATCGATGCCGGTAAGACCACGACCACTGAGCGCATCCTCTACTACACGGGGAAGTCGCACAAGATCGGTGAAGTCCATGACGGCGCAGCCACCATGGACTGGATGGAGCAGGAACAGGAGCGCGGCATCACGATCACGTCGGCCGCGACGACCTGCTTCTGGCAGCGCCATGGGCAGAGCGACACGAAGGGCGATGGCCCCGAGTATCGCATCAACATCATCGACACGCCGGGCCACGTGGACTTCACCGTCGAAGTGCAGCGCTCCTTGCGCGTGCTCGACGGCGCCGTCACGCTGCTCGACTCCGTTGCCGGCGTAGAGCCGCAGACGGAAACGGTCTGGCGCCAGGCTGACGGCTATGCCGTACCGCGCATGATCTTCGCGAACAAGATGGATCGCGTTGGTGCCAACTTCGAACGTTGCGTCGCGATGATTCACGACCGGTTGTCCAAGAGCGCTCAGCCGCTCCAGCTGCCCGTTGGTTCGGGCGAGCTGTTCACCGGTCACCTCGACGTCATCGAACGCAAGCAGTACATCTTCGACGAGCAGACGCTCGGCAAGACGTTCACGGTGACCGATATCCCGGCCGAGTTTCATGACGCCGTGGAAGAAGCCCGTCACAAGCTCATCGACACGGTAGTCGAATACGACGAAGCGTTGATGGAGAAGTACCTCGCCGGTGAAGAGCTGTCCGTGCCGGAGATCCGCAAGGCGATCCGCATCGCGACGTGCGCTGGCAAGTTCATTCCGATCCTGTGCGGCGCCTCGTTCAAGAACAAGGGTGTGCAGGCGCTGCTCGATGCCGTCATCGACTACTTGCCGGCGCCGCTCGACGTGCCCGCCATCAAGGGGCATCTGCCGCACCAGGACGAAACGTTCGTCGAGTGCCCGGTCACGGACGACGCGCCGTTTGCCGGCCTCGCGTTCAAGATTGCCACCGACCCGTTCGTCGGAAAGCTGACGTTCTTCCGTTGCTACTCGGGCGTGCTCACGTCCGGCTCGTACGTCTACAACAGCACGAAGGACAAGCGTGAGCGTGTCGGTCGTCTGCTGCAGATGCATGCCAACAAGCGTGAAGAAATTCCGGAAGTGCGTTGTGGCGACATCGCCGCGGCGATCGGCCTGAAGGACACGCGGACCGGCGACACGATGTGCACGGAAGACGCGCCGATCATCCTCGAAGCGATGAAGTTCCCGGCCCCCGTCATCGACGTCGCGATCGAGCCGAAGACGAAGGCGGATCAGGACAAGCTGGCGATCGCTCTGCAGAAACTGGCCGAAGAAGATCCGACGTTCCGCGTGCGCTCCGACCCGGAAACGGGCCAGACGATCATCGCCGGCATGGGCGAGCTGCACCTCGAGATCATCGTCGATCGTATGCAGCGCGAGTTCAAGGTCGACGCGAACGTGGGTCGCCCGCAGGTGGCCTACCGCGAAACGATCAAGAAGCGCGTCGAGAAGATCGAAGGCAAGTTCATCCGCCAGTCGGGTGGTAAGGGTCAGTACGGCCATGTGGTCATCAACATGGAGCCGAGCGAGCCCGGTCAGGGCTTCGTGTTCGAAGACAAGGTCGTCGGTGGTGTGATTCCCCGTGAGTTCATCGGCCCGACCGAAGCGGGTATCAAGGAAGCGCTGGATACGGGTGTGCTCGCGGGCTACCCGGTGGTGGACATCAAGGTGCAGCTGGTGTACGGCTCGTACCACGACGTCGACTCGTCCGAAATGGCGTTCAAAATCGCTGGCTCGATGGCATTCAAGGAAGCGGCGCGTCTCGCGAATCCGTGTCTCCTTGAGCCGGTGATGAAGGTCGAGGTCGTGTGCCCGGAAGCGTACATGGGCGACGTCCTCGGTGACCTGTCCTCGCGTCGCGGCAAGATCGGCGGTATGACGCAGCGCGGCGAGGCACAGGTGATCTCGGCAAGTGTCCCTCTTTCCGAGATGTTCGGTTACTCGACCAAGCTGCGCAGCATGTCGCAGGGGCGAGCGGTCTACTCGATGGAGTTTGCGCTCTACGAGGAAGTGCCGAAGTCGAAGGCCGAAGAGATCATCAGCAAGGTGAAGGCGTAA
- a CDS encoding PEP-CTERM sorting domain-containing protein has translation MRVLETIRRSLLPTLAVGTLLVSAPLSAQPITPVTFEELGYNSQVNSNYLAGSQTNSNNYNCNWNGQTVQNGFSGFNWSGFGALDLQDYLYSDGQQAYGRCFVNGRQGSLYAIQNNQILTGYQQKYSGYNPNATQVVAVSGAQGPNGASFSSSSLFELKSMQLGGGWGNVANLRVTGLNNGNEVWSQDFNFLGIGGGFSSMMAKLGLINEVRFNATYSTALGTYDPYGSVDELRGYGDKRMNPDPYRTFWIDNINIQTSTVPEPSTWALMATGLAGLAFAARRRRKS, from the coding sequence ATGCGCGTTCTTGAGACTATCCGCCGCTCCCTGCTCCCTACGCTCGCCGTGGGAACGCTGCTCGTGAGCGCGCCGCTGTCGGCGCAGCCGATCACGCCGGTCACGTTTGAAGAGCTTGGCTACAACAGCCAGGTCAATTCCAATTACCTGGCTGGCAGCCAGACGAACAGCAATAATTACAACTGCAACTGGAACGGCCAGACGGTTCAGAATGGCTTCTCCGGTTTCAATTGGAGTGGCTTCGGGGCTCTCGACCTTCAGGACTATCTGTATTCGGACGGTCAGCAAGCCTATGGCCGGTGCTTTGTCAACGGACGTCAGGGTTCGCTCTATGCCATTCAGAACAATCAGATCCTGACGGGCTACCAGCAGAAATACTCAGGCTATAACCCCAACGCGACGCAGGTCGTCGCGGTCTCCGGTGCACAGGGGCCGAACGGTGCCAGTTTCTCGAGCTCGTCGCTGTTCGAGCTCAAGTCGATGCAGCTCGGTGGCGGTTGGGGCAACGTCGCGAATCTTCGCGTGACGGGCCTGAACAACGGAAACGAAGTCTGGTCGCAGGATTTCAATTTTCTCGGAATCGGCGGCGGCTTCTCGTCGATGATGGCGAAACTTGGCCTCATCAACGAGGTCCGTTTCAACGCGACGTACTCGACTGCACTCGGCACGTACGACCCATATGGCTCCGTGGACGAACTCCGTGGCTACGGCGACAAGCGAATGAATCCCGATCCCTACCGCACCTTCTGGATCGACAACATCAACATTCAGACGTCGACCGTGCCCGAGCCCAGCACCTGGGCACTCATGGCAACCGGCCTCGCCGGACTGGCCTTCGCGGCCCGCCGTCGCCGGAAGAGCTGA
- the wecB gene encoding non-hydrolyzing UDP-N-acetylglucosamine 2-epimerase codes for MNTSRWLTPMRGGMRAIEPNEPPHVLAVVGTRPEVIKMAPVVRAIRERGRMRVTLVSTGQHRELLTRAFDDVGIQPDIALTLMTTNQTPSEFVSRCITALDEVMVQAKASVVLVQGDTSSAIAGAMAATWRSIPVGHVEAGLRSFNFQEPFPEEFHRRVVGVASQWHFTPTPESRDNLLREGVPMHRIFVTGNTIVDAVRQMDLSHPYENPALAALGEGRVALVTAHRRENHGAAMRDVARAVRRLIDAVPDLQVVFPLHPNPNVRGMFIETLGTTPRVLLTEPLAYRDLLKLMHRSTLILSDSGGLQEEAPSMGRPILILRERTERPEVVQVGAGILVGTDPDLIVKEALSILCDPVVYQRMVSGPNPFGDGRAGQHISEILESALIEEHDSSPVEMVI; via the coding sequence ATGAATACATCGCGCTGGCTGACTCCGATGCGTGGCGGGATGCGCGCGATCGAACCCAACGAACCGCCTCACGTGCTGGCGGTCGTGGGCACGCGCCCCGAGGTGATCAAGATGGCGCCGGTGGTACGGGCGATCCGCGAACGCGGGCGCATGCGCGTCACGCTGGTGTCCACGGGTCAGCATCGCGAACTGCTCACGCGCGCCTTCGACGATGTCGGTATTCAGCCCGATATCGCCTTGACGCTGATGACGACGAATCAGACGCCGAGCGAGTTCGTATCGCGGTGTATCACGGCACTGGACGAGGTAATGGTGCAGGCGAAGGCGAGTGTGGTGCTGGTGCAGGGTGACACCAGCAGCGCGATTGCCGGCGCGATGGCGGCGACGTGGCGGTCGATTCCGGTGGGGCATGTCGAAGCGGGGCTGCGCTCCTTCAACTTCCAGGAGCCGTTCCCCGAGGAATTCCATCGTCGCGTGGTGGGGGTCGCCTCCCAGTGGCATTTCACCCCGACGCCGGAAAGCCGCGACAATCTGCTCCGCGAAGGCGTGCCGATGCATCGCATCTTCGTCACGGGCAACACCATCGTCGATGCCGTGCGACAGATGGATCTGTCGCATCCGTACGAAAATCCGGCATTGGCCGCGCTGGGTGAAGGGCGTGTGGCGCTGGTCACGGCGCACCGTCGCGAGAATCACGGGGCGGCGATGCGCGACGTGGCCCGGGCGGTGCGTCGGCTGATCGATGCGGTGCCTGACTTACAGGTGGTGTTTCCGCTGCACCCGAATCCGAACGTGCGTGGCATGTTCATCGAGACACTCGGTACGACGCCGCGCGTGCTGCTCACGGAGCCGCTGGCCTATCGCGATCTGCTCAAATTGATGCACCGCAGTACGCTGATCCTGTCCGACTCCGGTGGCTTGCAGGAAGAAGCGCCGTCGATGGGGCGCCCGATCCTGATTCTGCGCGAGCGGACGGAACGCCCGGAGGTGGTGCAGGTGGGGGCGGGGATTCTCGTGGGCACGGACCCGGATCTGATCGTGAAGGAGGCGCTGAGCATCCTCTGCGACCCGGTGGTCTATCAGCGAATGGTGTCGGGGCCGAACCCGTTCGGCGACGGGCGGGCCGGCCAGCACATCTCGGAGATCCTCGAGTCAGCGCTGATCGAAGAGCACGACAGCTCGCCGGTGGAGATGGTGATCTAG
- a CDS encoding glycosyltransferase has protein sequence MAIAIIAVFYLIFALDDLFFDCVYWLGRMFNWWERPVVTTKELKDVSEWRIAIVTPAWKEQDVIARMLMYNLPRIDYQRYDYWIGTYKNDPDTRREVDKVRSVYPNVRKVVTDNDGPTSKADCVNAVLAAIAEHEERAGLRYDLIIFHDVEDLIHPQELRLLNWYFRGEGADFVQLPVLSTPPYWYDFVAGTYIDEFAEQYTKNMFVREKVWGFVPSAGVATCVRRSVIDQLMEERNGVPFATNSLTEDYDLGLGLTVQGRPTRYLHQYVKSSEEPSAPEELVATWAPFPQTFKTAVRQRTRWMAGIVFQGWEHWGWPTGLNWILAHDRRGPLGYLVVLAGYILVVYYAGYQWIKTFSRPELPDLVQSPWFQWLFWIGFLFMLNRLLQRALATGRLYGFWQAMLAIFRTPFSNIVNLVATMRAALQYTRSRRTGIPMSWDKTEHSLPPQVGAQMRLGERLIEERKLTTQQLVLALKQQREHGGQLGAILVNQGVVSRDDIEIIVKTTKS, from the coding sequence ATGGCGATCGCTATCATCGCCGTGTTCTATCTGATCTTCGCACTCGATGACTTGTTCTTCGACTGCGTGTATTGGCTTGGCCGCATGTTCAATTGGTGGGAGCGGCCCGTCGTCACGACCAAGGAGCTGAAGGACGTCAGCGAGTGGCGTATCGCGATCGTGACGCCGGCATGGAAGGAACAGGACGTCATCGCGCGCATGCTGATGTACAACCTGCCGCGCATCGACTACCAGCGATACGACTACTGGATCGGCACATACAAGAACGACCCTGATACGCGTCGCGAAGTCGACAAGGTACGCTCGGTCTATCCGAACGTGCGCAAGGTCGTCACCGACAACGATGGGCCGACGTCGAAAGCCGATTGCGTGAACGCGGTGCTCGCGGCGATCGCCGAGCACGAAGAGCGGGCGGGACTCCGCTACGACCTCATCATCTTCCACGATGTCGAAGACCTGATCCATCCGCAGGAGCTGCGGCTGCTCAACTGGTATTTCCGTGGTGAAGGTGCGGATTTCGTGCAGCTGCCGGTGCTCTCCACGCCGCCGTACTGGTACGACTTCGTGGCCGGCACGTACATCGATGAATTCGCCGAGCAGTACACGAAGAACATGTTCGTGCGCGAGAAGGTGTGGGGCTTCGTGCCGTCGGCGGGTGTGGCAACGTGTGTGCGCCGCAGCGTGATCGATCAGCTGATGGAAGAGCGAAACGGCGTGCCCTTCGCCACCAACTCGCTCACCGAAGACTACGACCTCGGACTCGGTCTGACGGTGCAGGGGCGCCCGACGCGCTATCTGCACCAATACGTGAAGTCGAGCGAAGAGCCGAGTGCGCCTGAGGAGCTGGTGGCCACGTGGGCACCGTTCCCGCAGACGTTCAAGACGGCTGTGCGTCAGCGCACGCGCTGGATGGCCGGTATCGTGTTTCAGGGGTGGGAGCACTGGGGCTGGCCCACGGGATTGAACTGGATCCTGGCGCACGATCGCCGCGGTCCGCTGGGATATCTCGTGGTGCTCGCGGGCTACATCCTGGTCGTGTACTACGCCGGGTATCAGTGGATCAAGACCTTCAGTCGGCCGGAGCTGCCCGATCTCGTGCAGAGCCCGTGGTTCCAGTGGCTCTTCTGGATCGGCTTCCTGTTCATGCTGAATCGGTTGCTGCAGCGTGCGCTCGCGACCGGACGACTGTACGGTTTCTGGCAGGCGATGTTGGCGATTTTCCGGACACCGTTCAGCAACATCGTGAACCTGGTGGCGACGATGCGCGCCGCATTGCAGTACACGCGTTCGCGGCGCACCGGTATTCCGATGAGCTGGGACAAGACCGAGCACTCACTGCCGCCGCAGGTCGGTGCGCAGATGCGACTGGGCGAGCGTCTGATCGAGGAGCGCAAGCTCACCACGCAGCAGCTGGTGCTGGCGCTCAAGCAGCAGCGCGAGCACGGCGGTCAGCTGGGCGCCATTCTGGTGAATCAAGGTGTCGTCTCGCGTGACGACATCGAGATCATCGTCAAGACCACGAAATCATGA
- a CDS encoding tetratricopeptide repeat protein, which yields MTLAVALVCLAAAPARAQGTPAERYTAALNVGYAAKARGDTAAARLSFEQAIAADTSQALPRIELGYLALAGGDRPRAADYLRQGVDRDASRPEVHRQLGYVLISLKRTREAITAFEGIAKTTSGLTPVDHLALGYLYDDVGREKSALAAFKAASLAEDTVVSMPAQRALRVKQGPGTSYFSEGYIAPFYQTRFKNTIATGFTRLGIESGSSWGQALYTSLRVTRDSKSSGGLQSRVLSDNAAILAGGVRVRPARGPIWFYAEAGGARSLLSGAENSWTRDIRAGAYVILAHELQLGDGANVRLLTDLSGDVSWYERFDKNVIGYMQLREGFRVGSLATKAVDFFARGWVGYDSRADFFNRAAEIGGGVALRPGHGFVFLAEGIAGRYIMEPPAATNRRYQDWRFTAVYGWRKLKPLHDPTMGDRK from the coding sequence GTGACCCTTGCGGTCGCACTCGTCTGTCTGGCTGCGGCACCGGCTCGTGCTCAGGGCACTCCTGCTGAGCGCTACACTGCTGCCCTGAATGTGGGCTACGCCGCCAAAGCGCGCGGCGACACGGCCGCCGCCCGACTGAGTTTCGAGCAGGCGATTGCCGCCGACACGAGTCAGGCGCTGCCGCGAATCGAACTCGGCTATCTCGCGCTCGCCGGTGGTGATCGACCGCGCGCGGCCGACTATCTGCGTCAAGGCGTCGATCGCGACGCGTCGCGCCCCGAAGTCCATCGACAGCTTGGCTACGTGCTGATCAGTCTCAAGCGCACGCGCGAAGCCATCACGGCGTTCGAGGGCATCGCGAAGACGACCAGCGGACTCACGCCGGTCGACCATCTGGCGCTCGGCTATCTGTACGACGACGTCGGTCGCGAAAAGAGTGCGCTCGCCGCGTTCAAGGCGGCGTCGCTGGCCGAAGACACCGTCGTCTCGATGCCGGCGCAGCGCGCGTTGCGCGTCAAGCAGGGCCCCGGCACGTCGTATTTTTCCGAAGGCTACATCGCGCCGTTCTATCAGACGCGATTCAAGAACACGATTGCCACCGGGTTCACGCGGCTCGGGATCGAGAGCGGCAGTTCCTGGGGCCAAGCGCTGTATACGTCGCTCCGCGTGACACGTGATTCGAAATCGTCGGGCGGCCTTCAGTCGCGGGTACTCAGCGACAATGCCGCGATCCTCGCCGGCGGCGTGCGCGTGCGACCGGCGCGCGGTCCGATCTGGTTCTACGCCGAAGCGGGCGGCGCGCGATCGCTGCTCTCCGGCGCCGAGAATTCGTGGACGCGCGACATCCGTGCGGGCGCGTACGTGATCCTCGCGCACGAACTGCAGCTTGGTGACGGCGCCAACGTGCGTCTGCTCACCGATCTTTCGGGCGACGTGAGCTGGTACGAGCGTTTCGACAAGAACGTGATCGGGTACATGCAGCTGCGAGAAGGATTCCGCGTAGGATCGCTCGCCACCAAGGCCGTCGATTTCTTCGCCCGCGGTTGGGTGGGGTACGACAGTCGGGCGGATTTTTTCAATCGCGCGGCTGAAATCGGTGGTGGCGTCGCGCTGCGGCCGGGTCACGGATTCGTCTTCCTCGCCGAAGGCATCGCCGGTCGCTACATCATGGAGCCCCCTGCCGCCACGAACCGGCGGTATCAGGACTGGCGATTCACGGCGGTCTATGGTTGGCGCAAGCTCAAGCCGCTGCATGACCCGACGATGGGAGACCGCAAGTGA
- the rpsG gene encoding 30S ribosomal protein S7, which produces MSRRKSAVKRTILPDARYDSQTVSKFINNLMIQGKKSTAEGIFYGAMDIVEAKTSQPGVGVFKQALNNLKPVVEVKSRRVGGATYQVPVEVRQDRRSALAMRWLIGYSRDRNEKSMAEKLAAEVLAASRGEGNAIKKKEDTHRMAEANKAFAHYRW; this is translated from the coding sequence CGCTACGACAGCCAGACCGTCTCGAAGTTCATCAACAACCTGATGATTCAGGGTAAGAAGTCCACCGCCGAAGGCATCTTCTATGGCGCGATGGACATTGTTGAGGCCAAGACCAGCCAGCCGGGCGTGGGCGTGTTCAAGCAGGCGTTGAACAACCTCAAGCCGGTGGTCGAAGTGAAGAGCCGCCGTGTTGGTGGCGCCACGTACCAGGTGCCGGTCGAAGTCCGTCAGGATCGCCGGTCCGCCCTCGCCATGCGTTGGCTCATCGGGTATTCGCGCGACCGTAACGAGAAGTCGATGGCCGAGAAGCTGGCCGCCGAAGTACTCGCCGCGAGCCGTGGCGAAGGCAATGCGATCAAGAAGAAAGAAGACACGCATCGCATGGCCGAAGCCAACAAGGCGTTCGCGCACTATCGCTGGTAG